One region of Pyramidobacter sp. YE332 genomic DNA includes:
- a CDS encoding metal ABC transporter substrate-binding protein, producing MRRFFLLLTALTLACHGPAAAADKKLTVVATVFPAYDWARVILGERAGQVRLKLLFDNGVDLHSYQPTVNDMILVSSCDLFIGVGGASDSGLSGALSGAVNREMAVIDLLASLGERAREEAPAAGETPEHHHHDHAREEPELDEHVWLSLRHAQRFCRLIAEKLAALDPEGAPLYRANAAAYIAQLQALDGEYAAMAASAKRRTVVFADRFPFIYMTEDYGLEHYAAFRGCSAESEASFKTVAVLAGKVKELDLPAVLVLENSDRKIAATVLRTAGGRERKIVVMNSMQSCTARDLERGTTYLSLMRDNLAALREALD from the coding sequence ATGAGAAGATTTTTCCTGCTGCTGACCGCGCTGACTCTGGCGTGCCACGGCCCGGCCGCGGCGGCAGACAAGAAGCTGACCGTGGTCGCCACTGTTTTTCCGGCCTATGACTGGGCACGCGTCATCCTCGGCGAACGAGCCGGCCAGGTTCGCCTGAAACTGCTTTTCGACAATGGCGTGGACCTGCACAGTTATCAGCCTACCGTCAACGACATGATCCTGGTTTCGTCGTGCGACCTCTTCATCGGCGTGGGCGGCGCGTCCGACAGCGGTCTGTCCGGCGCGCTCTCCGGCGCGGTCAACCGGGAGATGGCCGTGATCGATCTGCTTGCCTCGCTTGGCGAGCGCGCCCGTGAGGAAGCTCCCGCGGCCGGCGAAACGCCGGAGCATCACCATCATGATCACGCGCGCGAAGAGCCGGAGCTGGACGAACACGTGTGGCTGTCGCTGCGCCATGCCCAGCGCTTCTGCCGTCTCATCGCCGAGAAGCTGGCGGCACTCGATCCCGAGGGCGCGCCGCTCTACCGCGCCAACGCCGCGGCCTACATCGCCCAACTGCAGGCGCTCGACGGCGAATACGCGGCCATGGCCGCCTCGGCCAAGCGCCGCACCGTCGTCTTCGCCGACCGTTTCCCCTTCATCTACATGACCGAAGACTACGGACTGGAGCACTACGCCGCTTTCAGAGGCTGTTCGGCCGAGAGCGAAGCCAGTTTCAAAACCGTGGCCGTTTTGGCGGGCAAGGTCAAAGAACTTGACTTGCCCGCCGTGCTGGTGTTGGAAAACTCGGACCGCAAGATCGCCGCAACGGTGCTGCGCACGGCCGGCGGCCGGGAGCGGAAGATCGTCGTCATGAACTCCATGCAGTCCTGTACCGCCCGGGATCTGGAACGCGGCACGACCTACCTTTCGCTCATGCGGGACAATCTTGCCGCGCTGCGCGAAGCGCTCGACTAG
- a CDS encoding ABC transporter ATP-binding protein: MALLTCENVAAGYEGAPVIEGLNFAVERGDYLYIVGENGSGKSTLMKTVLGLIKPRTGRVVTGEGLKRTEIGYLPQQTAVQKDFPASVREIVLSGCLNRMGLRPFYTRREKELAARNMARLGVTPLTSHCYRELSGGQQQRVLLARALCATRKLIMLDEPVTGLDPRVTTEMYELVAALNRDEGLTVVMISHDIAAAVRYATHILHLGGGKYFFGSRAEYLGSAAGRIFTHREGGKQ; the protein is encoded by the coding sequence ATGGCTCTGCTTACCTGCGAAAATGTCGCCGCCGGCTACGAGGGCGCGCCGGTGATCGAAGGGCTGAACTTCGCCGTCGAACGCGGCGACTATCTCTACATCGTCGGCGAAAACGGCTCCGGCAAAAGCACGCTGATGAAGACCGTCCTCGGCCTGATCAAGCCGCGGACGGGACGCGTCGTCACCGGCGAAGGACTGAAACGGACCGAGATCGGTTACCTTCCCCAGCAAACCGCCGTGCAGAAAGATTTTCCCGCCAGCGTCAGGGAGATCGTGCTGTCGGGCTGCCTGAACCGCATGGGGCTGCGGCCGTTTTACACGCGCCGGGAAAAAGAACTGGCGGCGCGGAACATGGCCCGTCTCGGCGTGACGCCCCTGACCAGTCATTGCTACCGCGAACTTTCGGGAGGACAGCAGCAGCGCGTGCTCCTCGCCCGCGCGCTCTGCGCCACGCGCAAGCTGATCATGCTCGACGAGCCAGTGACCGGCCTCGACCCCAGAGTCACGACGGAAATGTACGAGCTTGTGGCGGCGCTGAACCGCGACGAAGGGCTCACGGTCGTCATGATCTCCCACGACATCGCCGCCGCCGTGCGCTACGCCACGCATATCCTCCACCTCGGCGGAGGAAAATACTTCTTCGGCTCCCGTGCGGAATATCTGGGCAGCGCCGCCGGCCGGATCTTCACGCACCGCGAAGGGGGAAAGCAGTGA
- a CDS encoding metal ABC transporter permease, whose product MSAMFTQLAAYFQYPFVRYAFIVGVLVALCSSLLGVTLVLKRFSLIGDGLSHVAFGAMAVAAVLKMNSTTALTLPVTVACAVLLLQGGRTRRIKGDAAVAMLSVSALAMGYLLMNVFSRSANLSGDVCSILFGSFSILTLDPFEVKLCAVLSFVVIAVFVLFYHKIFAVTFDEEFAAATGTRAGLYNLVIAVVIAVIIVLAMNLVGSLLISALIIFPALSAMRLFTSFLSVTLCSAAVSVLCAAAGIVVSVLAGTPVGSTIVAGNILVFLLCAALGRLKGAAR is encoded by the coding sequence ATGTCCGCCATGTTCACCCAACTCGCCGCGTATTTTCAGTATCCTTTCGTGCGCTACGCGTTCATCGTCGGCGTGCTCGTGGCGCTGTGCTCGTCGCTGCTCGGCGTGACGCTGGTGCTGAAACGCTTCTCGCTGATCGGCGACGGCCTGTCGCATGTGGCCTTCGGCGCCATGGCCGTGGCCGCTGTGCTGAAGATGAATAGCACCACGGCGCTGACGCTCCCCGTCACCGTGGCCTGCGCCGTGCTGCTGCTCCAGGGCGGGAGGACTCGCCGCATCAAAGGCGACGCCGCCGTCGCCATGCTCTCCGTCAGCGCCCTCGCCATGGGCTATCTGCTCATGAACGTTTTTTCGCGTTCGGCCAATCTGTCCGGCGACGTGTGCAGCATCCTCTTCGGTTCCTTCTCGATCCTCACGCTGGATCCGTTCGAGGTCAAACTCTGCGCCGTCCTCTCCTTTGTCGTTATCGCCGTGTTCGTGCTGTTCTATCACAAGATTTTCGCCGTCACGTTCGACGAAGAATTCGCCGCCGCCACCGGCACGCGCGCCGGGCTGTACAATCTGGTCATCGCCGTCGTCATCGCCGTGATCATCGTGCTGGCCATGAATCTCGTCGGTTCGCTGCTGATTTCGGCGCTGATCATTTTTCCGGCGTTGAGCGCCATGCGGCTGTTCACGTCGTTCCTCTCGGTCACGCTCTGCTCCGCCGCCGTTTCCGTGCTGTGCGCCGCCGCCGGCATCGTCGTCTCGGTGCTGGCGGGGACGCCTGTCGGATCTACCATCGTCGCCGGCAACATCCTCGTCTTTCTGCTCTGCGCGGCACTCGGCCGCCTGAAAGGGGCCGCACGATGA
- a CDS encoding prepilin-type N-terminal cleavage/methylation domain-containing protein — protein sequence MRKARRSKGFTLIELLIVITVIGILSGSMMLTMGSSADKAEATRIVADLHSLKLAAGLYYADNVGGALSPDIARLKTYVTAPEKLSGDQYEFVAGADAGQWFVGYKVAGADAGVRENLKKMAAANGLRVGTTSADTDVYDGGTAGLYVRVK from the coding sequence ATGAGGAAGGCGCGGAGGAGCAAGGGGTTTACGCTGATCGAACTGCTGATCGTGATCACGGTGATCGGCATCCTTTCCGGCAGCATGATGCTGACGATGGGCTCGAGCGCCGACAAGGCCGAAGCGACGCGGATCGTCGCCGATCTGCACAGCCTCAAGCTGGCGGCCGGGCTGTATTACGCCGATAACGTCGGCGGCGCGCTGTCGCCCGACATCGCCAGACTGAAAACCTACGTGACCGCGCCGGAAAAGCTGAGCGGCGATCAGTACGAATTTGTCGCCGGAGCCGACGCGGGACAGTGGTTCGTCGGCTACAAGGTAGCGGGGGCCGACGCCGGCGTGCGCGAAAACCTGAAGAAAATGGCCGCCGCCAACGGCTTGCGCGTCGGCACGACCTCGGCGGACACCGACGTGTACGACGGCGGCACGGCGGGCCTTTATGTGCGCGTCAAGTGA
- the tsaD gene encoding tRNA (adenosine(37)-N6)-threonylcarbamoyltransferase complex transferase subunit TsaD gives MLPLDRRFLTLGIESSCDDTSVALLEGPRRVLSWKISSQIERHAAFGGVVPEYASRMHLEAILPLTCAVLAEGGVADPAKQIGLVAVTRGPGLMGSLLVGVMTAKAYAQAWNVPILGVNHLEGHIYANMVDHEDLRFPFLCMVVSGGHTEIVLVEGCGAYRMLGATQDDAAGEAFDKVAKVLGLPYPGGPVIDRLAAAGGAEAFKFPDVLQHLDGLNFSFSGLKTAAINQVNRLRQKGEEIPLEDFCASFQNTVVKTLVARLEQAVRLTGVKSVAISGGVAANSAFRRAVAEHEGWKPFLPSKMFCTDNAVMVAAAGYAAWQSGRRDDIGLAPDPALDFGEDEVVGK, from the coding sequence ATGCTGCCACTAGACAGGCGTTTCCTGACGCTGGGCATCGAGAGCAGCTGCGACGACACGTCGGTGGCGCTGCTCGAAGGGCCGCGGCGCGTCCTGAGCTGGAAGATCTCCAGCCAGATCGAACGGCACGCGGCGTTCGGCGGCGTCGTGCCCGAGTACGCCTCGCGCATGCATCTGGAGGCGATCTTGCCGCTGACGTGTGCCGTCCTCGCCGAGGGCGGCGTCGCCGATCCCGCGAAACAGATCGGCCTCGTGGCGGTGACGCGCGGCCCGGGGCTGATGGGCTCGCTGCTGGTCGGAGTGATGACGGCCAAGGCATACGCGCAGGCGTGGAACGTGCCGATCCTCGGCGTCAACCATCTGGAAGGGCACATCTACGCCAACATGGTCGATCACGAAGATTTACGGTTCCCGTTTCTGTGCATGGTCGTCTCCGGCGGGCACACCGAGATTGTGCTCGTCGAAGGCTGCGGCGCGTACCGGATGCTCGGCGCCACGCAGGACGACGCGGCCGGCGAGGCGTTCGACAAGGTGGCCAAAGTGCTCGGCCTGCCCTATCCTGGCGGCCCGGTGATCGACCGTCTGGCCGCCGCAGGCGGCGCGGAGGCCTTTAAGTTTCCCGACGTGCTGCAGCATCTGGACGGGCTGAATTTCAGCTTCAGCGGTTTGAAGACGGCGGCGATCAATCAGGTCAACCGTCTGCGGCAGAAGGGCGAAGAAATTCCGCTGGAGGACTTTTGCGCGTCGTTCCAGAACACGGTGGTGAAGACGCTGGTCGCGCGTCTCGAACAGGCCGTGCGGCTGACGGGCGTGAAATCCGTAGCGATCTCCGGCGGCGTGGCGGCCAACAGCGCTTTTCGCCGCGCGGTGGCGGAACACGAGGGCTGGAAACCCTTCCTGCCCTCGAAGATGTTCTGCACCGATAACGCGGTGATGGTGGCTGCCGCCGGCTACGCGGCCTGGCAGAGCGGCCGCCGGGATGACATTGGGCTGGCGCCTGATCCGGCGCTTGATTTCGGCGAAGACGAGGTGGTCGGAAAATGA
- the murJ gene encoding murein biosynthesis integral membrane protein MurJ: protein MASEKSGNMIRNALTMMAGTFSSRILGLLREVITAAYFGAGRSLDAFFVAYTVANLGRQLLAEGALSAAFVPVFSQVLERDGHRRAERLARQALTVILGVGALAVAAGVVFSPQLIALISPGFAGEKKLLAVTMTRQMFPFLLLISVAALAMGALNSLNCFFVPALAPALSNAVYIMTVLFCASRFGVESLVAAVLFGGAAQLAFQWWAACRKDMLLVPARPNWKDHDLRRMLTLFLPYAAGLSLNQVNPVLGRLFGSFLADGSISMLNYSNRVIQLPLGLVVIAISQAVLPELARCVRQGDEVFAGTLRDALRFALFVILPVTLGTLLVSSEAVNFLFFRGAFDAEAWRGTASTLFYAALGLPGMACSTVLMRALFARSLPRAAMTTTAASVAGTLLFSAALVLPMKMNGIALASSLAFTFSSGVGLLLLRRSMSAPLRLFSAGWLAKIAVSCALTLAAGLAWRTLWRYPVEASLLRRGLWIVGIAAACAAVYGITTLKLKCEEWGLISQAVRRKTPREK from the coding sequence ATGGCAAGTGAAAAATCGGGAAACATGATCCGCAACGCCCTGACGATGATGGCGGGCACGTTTTCGAGCCGTATCCTCGGGCTGCTGCGCGAGGTGATCACCGCGGCGTATTTCGGCGCCGGACGCTCGCTGGACGCCTTTTTCGTGGCCTACACTGTCGCCAATCTCGGCCGTCAGCTGTTGGCGGAAGGGGCGCTGTCGGCCGCTTTCGTGCCGGTGTTCTCGCAGGTCCTGGAGCGCGACGGACACCGCCGCGCCGAGCGTCTGGCCCGTCAGGCGCTGACGGTGATCCTCGGCGTGGGCGCGCTGGCGGTGGCTGCCGGCGTCGTTTTCAGCCCGCAGCTGATCGCGCTGATCTCGCCGGGCTTTGCGGGCGAGAAGAAACTGCTGGCGGTGACGATGACGCGACAGATGTTTCCGTTCCTGCTGCTGATTTCCGTGGCCGCGCTGGCGATGGGGGCGCTTAACAGCCTGAACTGCTTTTTCGTGCCGGCGCTCGCCCCTGCGCTCAGCAACGCCGTTTATATTATGACCGTCCTGTTCTGCGCGTCAAGATTCGGCGTGGAAAGCCTGGTCGCCGCGGTGCTTTTCGGCGGCGCGGCGCAGCTGGCGTTTCAGTGGTGGGCGGCCTGCCGCAAGGATATGCTGCTCGTCCCCGCCCGTCCAAATTGGAAAGACCACGACCTGCGGCGCATGCTGACGCTGTTTTTGCCCTACGCGGCGGGACTGTCGCTGAATCAGGTCAATCCCGTGCTGGGACGTTTGTTCGGTTCGTTTTTGGCCGATGGTTCCATTTCCATGCTCAATTATTCGAACCGCGTCATCCAGCTGCCGCTCGGACTGGTGGTGATCGCCATTTCGCAGGCGGTGCTGCCGGAGCTGGCGCGCTGTGTGCGGCAGGGCGACGAAGTCTTTGCGGGCACGCTGCGCGACGCGCTGCGCTTCGCTCTGTTCGTGATCCTGCCGGTGACGCTGGGCACGCTGCTCGTGTCCAGCGAGGCGGTGAACTTTCTGTTCTTCCGCGGCGCTTTCGACGCGGAAGCGTGGCGCGGGACGGCCTCGACTCTTTTTTATGCGGCGCTGGGACTGCCGGGTATGGCCTGTTCGACGGTGCTGATGCGCGCGCTTTTCGCCCGTTCGCTGCCGCGCGCGGCGATGACGACGACGGCGGCCAGCGTGGCGGGCACGCTGCTGTTCTCGGCGGCGCTGGTGCTGCCGATGAAGATGAACGGCATCGCCTTGGCCAGTTCGCTGGCGTTCACGTTTTCCAGCGGCGTCGGCCTTCTTTTGCTGCGTCGTTCCATGTCGGCGCCGCTGCGTCTGTTTTCCGCCGGTTGGCTGGCGAAGATCGCCGTCTCCTGCGCGCTGACGCTTGCGGCGGGACTGGCGTGGCGGACGCTGTGGCGTTATCCGGTCGAGGCTTCGCTGCTGCGGCGCGGGCTCTGGATCGTCGGGATCGCCGCGGCGTGCGCGGCCGTTTATGGTATAACGACTTTGAAACTGAAATGCGAAGAGTGGGGGCTGATCTCTCAGGCCGTGCGTCGGAAAACGCCGCGGGAGAAATAA
- a CDS encoding hydrogenase maturation protease → MRTHTTVWGVGNPLLRDDAAGLEVVRLLGERNLSGFSLRRCELAPGNYLATLARERPRRFLLIDASDMGLPPGTLRRFPLARVDDPSFTSHDLPLPQLLAGTLPSDCEAWVVAIQPQSVDFGIGLTPAAVQAAQECADLIAEERLDGIAALE, encoded by the coding sequence ATGAGAACCCATACCACCGTCTGGGGCGTCGGCAATCCTCTGCTGCGCGACGACGCCGCCGGGCTCGAGGTCGTGCGCCTGCTCGGCGAAAGGAATCTGTCGGGCTTTTCGCTGCGCCGCTGCGAGCTGGCGCCCGGCAATTATCTCGCCACGCTCGCAAGGGAGCGCCCGCGCCGCTTTCTGCTGATCGACGCCTCCGACATGGGGCTGCCGCCCGGAACTCTGCGCCGATTTCCGCTGGCGCGCGTCGACGATCCTTCCTTCACCAGCCACGATCTGCCGCTGCCGCAGCTGCTGGCCGGCACGCTGCCGTCGGACTGCGAAGCCTGGGTCGTCGCCATCCAGCCGCAGAGCGTCGATTTCGGCATCGGGCTCACGCCCGCGGCGGTCCAGGCGGCGCAGGAGTGCGCCGATCTGATCGCCGAGGAACGGCTCGACGGGATCGCCGCGCTCGAATAA
- the lptB gene encoding LPS export ABC transporter ATP-binding protein codes for MNAIKTLSATGLNKSFKKRHVVNDVSLEFSTGEVVGLLGPNGAGKTTSFYMIVGLIEADSGVVRIDDRDVTGLHVYQRARCGIGYLPQEASVFRSLSVRDNIDLVLQERGIETKKRRQIIDELVEEFGLTALADVMGYSLSGGERRRLEVARTLALDPDFILLDEPFAGIDPIAVGDIQQIVKTLKDKGYGIMITDHNVRDTLAITDRAYIIYQGEIKVKGTSAEIADDPFARKYYLGDSFRLD; via the coding sequence ATGAACGCGATAAAAACGCTGAGCGCGACGGGGCTGAACAAGAGCTTCAAAAAACGCCACGTCGTCAACGACGTCAGCCTCGAGTTCAGCACCGGCGAGGTGGTTGGCCTGCTCGGCCCCAACGGCGCCGGCAAGACGACGAGCTTTTACATGATCGTCGGCCTGATCGAGGCCGATTCGGGCGTTGTCAGGATCGACGACCGCGACGTCACGGGGCTGCACGTATATCAGCGCGCCCGCTGCGGCATCGGCTATTTGCCGCAGGAAGCCTCGGTGTTCCGCAGCCTGTCCGTGCGCGACAACATCGATCTGGTGCTGCAGGAGCGCGGCATCGAGACGAAGAAGCGCCGGCAGATCATCGACGAGCTGGTGGAGGAATTCGGCCTGACGGCGCTCGCCGACGTGATGGGCTATTCCCTTTCCGGCGGCGAGCGCCGCCGGCTGGAAGTGGCCCGCACGCTGGCGCTCGATCCCGATTTCATCCTGCTCGACGAACCGTTTGCCGGGATCGACCCGATCGCGGTCGGCGACATCCAGCAGATCGTCAAAACCCTGAAGGACAAAGGCTACGGCATCATGATCACCGACCACAACGTGCGCGACACGCTGGCCATCACCGACCGCGCCTACATCATCTATCAGGGCGAGATCAAGGTGAAGGGAACGTCTGCGGAGATCGCCGACGATCCCTTTGCGAGAAAATATTATCTGGGCGATTCGTTCCGCCTCGACTGA
- a CDS encoding class II fructose-bisphosphate aldolase: MDVNDKLYRKALDRRPLNVRNRWENEDVGLFSGRDIFDAMKENEAIVLAANARHPLTAKGVLRAAKKHSAAVLIEIAKSETNYCGANFDNLVDSTVQYSRELGHGAVFAMHVDHYGIKGKEDVMKAVAQMGEIVAKGWTSVAIDASHLDDWNNLCATRDVAMHIPPYFGLEAEVGEIKGPGEFSTVEEASYFIGGLNSWGIFPDLIAISNGSKHGTYDKTMGQDEGINLERTLEIATALRPYGVSIAQHGISGTDIEKCAKFRKYGIVKGNVATLFQNVIFGIKMEPDTGNAVIEGDSYVKEADRGIPVELWNEIVAYCDGKGMSRKSGDYKKANLPFCDKILALPDKYLDRILDETEYWAERFIRAFNAEGTADRVIEIVNRRGTWNPLPERKIIADRSDFRADNAPTKGGNDGGDYSE, encoded by the coding sequence ATGGACGTTAACGACAAACTTTACCGCAAAGCGCTCGACCGTCGCCCTCTCAATGTGAGAAACCGCTGGGAAAACGAAGACGTAGGACTGTTCAGCGGCCGCGATATTTTCGACGCCATGAAGGAAAACGAGGCGATCGTGCTGGCGGCGAACGCCCGCCATCCGCTTACGGCCAAGGGCGTGCTGCGCGCCGCCAAAAAACACAGCGCCGCCGTGCTGATCGAGATCGCCAAATCGGAGACCAATTACTGCGGCGCCAATTTCGACAATCTCGTCGACTCCACCGTGCAGTATTCCAGGGAGCTGGGGCACGGCGCGGTCTTCGCCATGCACGTCGATCATTACGGCATCAAGGGCAAAGAGGACGTGATGAAGGCGGTCGCGCAGATGGGCGAGATCGTCGCCAAGGGCTGGACCTCGGTGGCGATCGACGCCTCGCATCTCGACGACTGGAACAATCTCTGCGCCACGCGCGACGTGGCCATGCACATCCCGCCGTACTTCGGGCTTGAGGCCGAGGTGGGCGAGATCAAGGGACCGGGCGAATTCTCCACGGTGGAAGAAGCGTCGTATTTCATCGGCGGGCTCAACTCGTGGGGCATCTTCCCCGACCTGATCGCCATCTCCAACGGCAGCAAGCACGGCACCTACGACAAGACGATGGGGCAGGACGAAGGCATCAACCTCGAGCGCACGCTGGAGATCGCCACGGCGCTGCGGCCTTACGGCGTCAGCATCGCCCAGCACGGCATCTCCGGCACCGACATCGAGAAGTGCGCCAAGTTCCGCAAGTACGGCATCGTCAAGGGCAACGTGGCGACGCTGTTCCAGAATGTGATCTTCGGCATCAAGATGGAGCCGGATACGGGCAACGCGGTGATCGAGGGCGATTCCTACGTCAAGGAAGCGGACCGCGGCATTCCCGTCGAACTGTGGAACGAGATCGTGGCGTACTGCGACGGCAAGGGCATGAGCCGCAAATCGGGCGACTACAAGAAGGCGAATCTGCCCTTCTGCGACAAGATCCTCGCCCTGCCCGACAAATATCTGGACCGCATCCTCGACGAGACGGAGTACTGGGCGGAGCGCTTCATCAGGGCGTTCAACGCCGAGGGCACGGCCGACAGGGTGATCGAGATCGTCAACCGCCGCGGCACGTGGAACCCGCTGCCCGAGCGCAAGATCATCGCCGACCGGAGCGATTTCCGCGCCGACAACGCGCCCACGAAGGGCGGCAACGACGGCGGCGATTATTCCGAATAA
- a CDS encoding IS30 family transposase, whose product MCPDFKEEVCPQLSVPPYVCNGCPNRHRCTLKKRIYSAKSANDSYEKTLHEAREGFNISDAELADIDSFFSPLIKQGQSLYHIIRNNRDTVPCSESTARRLLLSGILEARKIDLPRAVRFKKRKGKRNNMKVDKKCREGRTYNDFLSFSEKHPDMLITEIDSVVGTTGGKVLLTVILRNCNFMLAFLRDKNTAQSVEQIFTMLFTLLGRKRYKSMFQVLLADNGTEFSNPTAIEKGPDGERKSYMFYCNPQAPQEKTKVENNHTLIRRILPKGTTFDNLSQTDINLMMSHINSYGRKKFNGKSPAEIFINLYGEDVLHLLGLELIPPQDICLKRTLLAGK is encoded by the coding sequence ATGTGTCCTGACTTTAAGGAGGAGGTCTGCCCGCAGCTTTCGGTTCCTCCGTATGTCTGTAACGGCTGCCCCAACCGTCACCGCTGCACTTTAAAAAAACGGATCTATTCTGCTAAATCTGCAAATGACTCTTACGAGAAAACTTTGCATGAGGCTCGTGAAGGCTTCAATATCTCCGATGCCGAGCTTGCAGATATTGATTCTTTTTTCTCTCCTCTCATCAAACAGGGGCAGTCTCTCTATCATATTATCCGTAATAATCGAGATACTGTTCCCTGTTCTGAAAGTACCGCCAGACGGCTCCTGCTTTCGGGTATTTTAGAGGCACGGAAAATAGACTTGCCCCGAGCTGTCCGTTTTAAGAAGAGAAAGGGAAAAAGAAATAACATGAAGGTGGATAAAAAATGTCGTGAAGGCCGTACCTACAATGATTTTCTCTCTTTTTCGGAGAAACATCCGGACATGCTTATTACCGAAATCGACAGTGTCGTTGGCACCACAGGAGGAAAAGTTCTTCTGACTGTCATCTTAAGAAACTGCAACTTTATGCTGGCTTTTTTGAGAGATAAAAATACTGCTCAATCTGTTGAGCAGATTTTTACAATGCTCTTCACTCTTCTGGGCAGGAAACGCTATAAGTCCATGTTTCAGGTCCTTCTTGCTGACAACGGTACAGAGTTTTCCAATCCGACGGCTATCGAAAAAGGTCCGGACGGAGAAAGAAAATCATATATGTTCTATTGCAATCCACAAGCACCGCAGGAAAAAACGAAGGTTGAAAATAATCATACTCTCATTCGAAGGATCCTTCCCAAGGGAACAACTTTCGACAATTTATCCCAAACTGATATCAACCTGATGATGTCTCATATAAACTCATACGGGAGGAAAAAATTTAACGGAAAATCTCCTGCAGAGATCTTTATCAACCTGTATGGCGAGGATGTATTGCATTTACTCGGACTCGAACTTATTCCGCCACAGGATATCTGTTTAAAGCGGACTCTTCTCGCCGGTAAATAA
- a CDS encoding alpha/beta fold hydrolase, giving the protein MKKYDVGAPIVFKKGFHELNDEPHLNYQLNRMISWSGGDLEEVRRVSRQIRDFDDWKKILMELGARALAEERIGNAIAYYRMAEFYMDGGDPDALACYNKARELFYGYFADYFTPGSGSAPVVERLEVPYEDVTLPVMHTEPERKKKGVFLVHGGNDSYYEEFFFPMLYLRERGYEVYLFEGPGQGAVTRLRGLPFTAAWEKPVAAITARFDLRDVAIVGVSLGGYFAPRAAAFDKRISRVIGWSVFPSFWDVYRATAGKARAQALRSLLKANMKSVVNGLFRRSVKKGDLHALALAKMLPRYGAATPFDLGLALADYDLAPVAEKIDQDVLILGAQHDIMIPYTLVGKEIAMLKNARSLTFRLFTDREEAGDHCSCGNTQLALDSICRWMDALDARDRG; this is encoded by the coding sequence ATGAAAAAATACGATGTCGGCGCACCGATCGTTTTCAAAAAGGGCTTTCACGAACTCAACGACGAACCGCACCTCAACTATCAGTTGAACCGCATGATCAGCTGGAGCGGCGGCGATCTGGAGGAGGTGAGACGCGTTTCGCGGCAGATCAGAGACTTCGACGACTGGAAGAAAATCCTCATGGAGCTCGGCGCCCGGGCGCTCGCCGAAGAGCGCATCGGCAATGCCATCGCCTATTACCGGATGGCGGAATTCTACATGGACGGCGGCGATCCCGACGCCCTCGCGTGCTACAACAAAGCCCGCGAGCTGTTTTACGGATATTTTGCGGATTATTTCACGCCAGGTTCCGGCAGCGCGCCCGTCGTCGAGCGTCTGGAAGTTCCCTACGAGGACGTTACGCTGCCGGTCATGCACACAGAACCGGAACGGAAGAAAAAAGGCGTTTTTCTCGTTCATGGCGGCAACGACTCCTATTACGAGGAATTCTTCTTCCCGATGTTGTACCTGCGCGAACGGGGTTACGAAGTCTATCTGTTCGAAGGGCCCGGCCAGGGCGCGGTGACGCGGCTGCGCGGCCTTCCCTTTACCGCCGCGTGGGAAAAGCCGGTGGCGGCGATCACGGCGCGCTTCGATCTGCGCGACGTCGCGATCGTCGGCGTTTCGCTCGGCGGCTATTTCGCGCCGCGGGCCGCCGCGTTCGACAAGCGGATCTCGCGCGTGATCGGCTGGTCGGTCTTCCCCTCGTTCTGGGACGTGTATCGGGCGACGGCCGGAAAAGCGCGCGCCCAAGCGCTCCGCTCCCTCTTGAAAGCGAATATGAAAAGCGTCGTCAACGGACTCTTCCGCCGCAGCGTGAAGAAAGGGGACCTGCACGCGCTGGCGTTGGCAAAAATGCTGCCGCGCTACGGCGCGGCTACGCCGTTCGACCTCGGGCTGGCGCTCGCGGATTACGATCTGGCTCCCGTGGCGGAAAAAATCGATCAGGACGTGCTCATCCTCGGCGCGCAGCACGACATCATGATCCCCTACACGCTGGTCGGCAAGGAGATCGCCATGCTGAAAAACGCGCGTTCGCTCACCTTCCGCCTCTTCACCGACCGCGAAGAGGCCGGCGATCACTGCAGCTGCGGCAATACCCAACTGGCTCTGGACTCGATCTGCCGCTGGATGGACGCTCTGGACGCCAGGGACCGCGGATAA